From Nocardioides daedukensis, the proteins below share one genomic window:
- the purS gene encoding phosphoribosylformylglycinamidine synthase subunit PurS, translating into MARVVVDVMLKPEILDPQGKAVHGALPRLGFGGIVDVRQGKRFELEIEGEATEERLAEVHKIAETLLSNPVIEDYAIHVEGATASGKHTA; encoded by the coding sequence GTGGCCCGAGTCGTCGTCGACGTCATGCTCAAGCCCGAAATCCTCGATCCCCAGGGCAAGGCCGTCCACGGTGCGCTGCCGCGGCTCGGCTTCGGCGGCATCGTCGACGTCCGCCAGGGCAAGCGTTTCGAGCTCGAGATCGAGGGCGAGGCCACCGAGGAGCGCCTCGCCGAGGTGCACAAGATCGCCGAGACGCTGCTGTCCAACCCGGTGATCGAGGACTACGCGATCCACGTCGAGGGCGCCACCGCCAGCGGAAAGCACACCGCCTGA
- the purQ gene encoding phosphoribosylformylglycinamidine synthase subunit PurQ, with translation MSRIGVVTFPGSLDDVDARRAVRIGGGDAVALWHGDEDLQGVDAVVLPGGFSYGDYLRCGAISRFSPMMTVIIEAAGKGMPVLGICNGFQILCESHLLPGALIRNDHRKFVCRDQQLRIENNRTPWTSAFAEGAEITVVLKNGEGSYVADAATLDRLEGEGRVVARYLGGNPNGSLRDIAGVSNEAGNVVGLMPHPEHAIEDLTGPGTDGLGFFTSLAERVFA, from the coding sequence ATGTCCCGCATCGGTGTCGTCACCTTCCCCGGTTCGCTCGACGACGTCGACGCCCGCCGCGCGGTCCGGATCGGTGGCGGCGACGCCGTCGCGCTCTGGCACGGCGACGAGGACCTCCAGGGCGTGGACGCGGTCGTCCTTCCGGGGGGCTTCTCCTACGGCGACTACCTGCGTTGCGGTGCGATCTCCCGCTTCTCGCCGATGATGACCGTGATCATCGAGGCGGCCGGCAAGGGCATGCCCGTGCTCGGCATCTGCAACGGCTTCCAGATCCTCTGCGAGTCCCACCTGCTGCCCGGCGCACTGATCCGCAACGACCACCGCAAGTTCGTCTGCCGTGACCAGCAGCTGCGCATCGAGAACAACCGCACCCCGTGGACCTCGGCCTTCGCCGAGGGCGCCGAGATCACCGTGGTCCTCAAGAACGGCGAGGGCTCGTACGTCGCCGACGCGGCCACCCTGGACCGGCTCGAGGGCGAGGGGCGCGTGGTCGCTCGCTACCTGGGCGGCAACCCGAACGGCTCGCTGCGCGACATCGCCGGCGTGAGCAACGAGGCCGGCAACGTGGTCGGCCTGATGCCTCACCCCGAGCACGCGATCGAGGACCTGACCGGTCCCGGCACCGACGGGCTCGGCTTCTTCACCTCGCTCGCCGAGAGGGTGTTTGCGTGA
- a CDS encoding DUF3817 domain-containing protein: MSNTETAVQQTSAKSGPRTLFVRLGALEAFTWAGLLVGMFLKYVTETTELAVRIFGGLHGFVFLAYCVMAVLVGIDSRWKLTRHATALVAAVVPFLTLWTTVKVERGDWGVEPAWRLRTEQPTGPLERVTATVVRNPVKGVVVILALVAVLFVVLLFVGPPGK; this comes from the coding sequence GTGAGCAACACCGAGACGGCCGTCCAGCAGACGTCCGCCAAGAGCGGACCGCGCACGCTGTTCGTGCGACTCGGCGCGCTGGAGGCGTTCACCTGGGCCGGGCTGCTGGTCGGCATGTTCCTGAAATATGTCACCGAGACCACCGAGCTCGCCGTCCGGATCTTCGGTGGCCTGCACGGCTTCGTGTTCCTCGCCTACTGCGTGATGGCGGTCCTGGTCGGGATCGACTCCCGATGGAAGCTGACCCGCCACGCGACCGCACTGGTCGCCGCGGTGGTCCCGTTCCTCACCCTGTGGACCACGGTCAAGGTCGAGCGTGGCGACTGGGGTGTGGAGCCTGCCTGGCGTCTGCGCACCGAGCAGCCGACCGGTCCCCTCGAGCGGGTCACGGCCACCGTCGTGCGCAACCCGGTCAAGGGCGTGGTCGTCATCCTGGCCCTGGTCGCGGTGTTGTTCGTCGTGCTGCTGTTCGTGGGCCCACCCGGCAAGTAG